The segment TTCGATGTCGAGGAAATGCCCGGCGGCCGGAATCGTCGCGAACTGCGCGCGCGGCACGTGCGCGGCGAGCCTGCGGACTTCGGCCGGCGTCGTGTATTCGTCGAGCGCGCCGTTGACGAACTTCAGCTCGCAGCGGATGTTCGAGAACTCGCTCAGGTAGCGCTCCGGCTGCAGCGACAGGATCTGGTCGACGTGGAACGCGACCTGGTCCTGCTCGTCGCGCGGCAGCCGCGTCAGGTAGCGGTAGTTGTACAGCTTCATGATGCGCGGCAGGTAGCGGCCCACGGTGTCGTTGAGCAGCTGCGCGGCCTTCAGGTTCTCGCCGGCGGCGATGTGGTCGCGCGCGCGGGTCACGTAGTCGACCATCGCGTCGTTGAGGAACGGCGAGAACGAGCAGATCACCGCGCGCCGCACGCTCGGGCAGCCGCGCGCGAGCGCGAACAACGACGCGACGCCGCCCCACGACACCGACACGAGG is part of the Burkholderia ubonensis subsp. mesacidophila genome and harbors:
- a CDS encoding alpha/beta fold hydrolase — translated: MPTEKHVVPLPNGLRVYVERQIFDPAFDTAILVNGALATTASFGQTVQYLGERMNTVCFDLPYAGQSRQHNPGCFVLTKDDEVEILQHLVERFAPTFLVSVSWGGVASLFALARGCPSVRRAVICSFSPFLNDAMVDYVTRARDHIAAGENLKAAQLLNDTVGRYLPRIMKLYNYRYLTRLPRDEQDQVAFHVDQILSLQPERYLSEFSNIRCELKFVNGALDEYTTPAEVRRLAAHVPRAQFATIPAAGHFLDIEGRAQRESTRAELLGFLCGGAQVAAGESPDVSQACVGAPWPVLSS